The sequence CCCACTGAACCGTAGCGAAAGTACAGTTTTGCCATGTGCTCCACCTGTCTCTAGTGGCGCCATTTAAGCACGAGGCGAAACTGATTACAACTCGTTGTACTTTTGGAGGAGGATACGCTGCTCCTCCATAATGTAGGCTAGAGGAATGGATCTTTTAAGATGCAAACTACAAGTCAACTCTAGCGGCATGATCCGGATAATCTTGCCCTCGATAGCAACGCGCTTTCCGGATCGAAATACCAACGTACCCTTGACGACCTGGTTCTCGATATGTCCATGCTGCGCCGGTAGGAGAAAGCGAATGCCTCGCTCCGACACGTCAAGCACCTTATAAACAACCTTACCGACTTGTAGCTGTGGTCGTTCTAATTCGGGGTAATTGATTCTGTAGTGCTCGCGCTGATTTTGCTCAATATCACTCTTAGCCATTTCTCGACCCCGCAATCAGAAGACCATTTCAGTCAAGATTTGCAGCCAGCCCACGGTCCAAAAACTGCATCATCTCAACCTCAACATCCAGGTCCTTGAGCAAGTGATACATGCCGCTGAGTTTTCTGTTGAGAAAGATCAATTGATGCGGTGGCGCTGAATGCTTGACGCTCAAGGCAAATTTTGCCGCAAGATCCCGAACCGATTTCAGCCAATCATCATTACGAAACTTAAATGGCTGAAACTGTGGCTGCATCATCTGCGTGACGAGCATGATCAATTCGCGAAAATGGGCCAGGGTCTCCAGCGATTCC is a genomic window of Deltaproteobacteria bacterium containing:
- a CDS encoding PilZ domain-containing protein, coding for MAKSDIEQNQREHYRINYPELERPQLQVGKVVYKVLDVSERGIRFLLPAQHGHIENQVVKGTLVFRSGKRVAIEGKIIRIMPLELTCSLHLKRSIPLAYIMEEQRILLQKYNEL